The nucleotide window AGGAGGAGGCGTTCATGACCTCGACGAGCTCCGCGAAACCTCCGCGCTTCAGAAGCTCATCCGGAGCGGCCGAGCTGGCATCTCCGAACGCGAGAAGGACCCTCTTCTCGAGGAGGCTCAGTTCGTCCATCAGGTCATCGACATCCATCACAATCACGAATGGTCACGTGCGATTTATTCTTTTCAGTCCCGCAGTATGAAGTCCTCGATTCTGTCCTTGGCTTCTTCACGCTTCTGCTGGTGCTCCTTCAGGAACCCGTTGATCTTCTCGACGAGGATTTGCTTGCATTCCCCGCAGAGGATCTCGCCGCCCTTGCACTTGAGATAGATGTCTCGCAGCTCATCGTCCTCGGGCATGAAGAAATACATGTAATAGTGATAGACCGTGCAGATTTCTGGATTGGCTCCAAGTTTCTTCTGCTCCTCCACGGAGACCCGCCCGCCCGTGAAGGCGTTGACTATCTTCTTCCTCACGTCATCGGGTTGGTCCGTCGTGAACACGCTCGTGTGGGGGAGCGAGGCGGACATCTTGTCTCCTCCCGCCAGGCTCGGGAGCAGCTTGTTGTGCAGGAGTGCTGGCTTGTAGTACCCGAGCAAGGGAGCGACGTCTCTGGCGATTCTGAAATGAGGGTCCTGGTCGATCCCGCAGGGAATCAGACAAGCGATGTTCCTGCCCTCGAGCACCGACTCGAGAAAACAGGGAACCGCCTGCATGCTCGTGTAGAAGATGCTTCCGATGTTGTGGCTGCTGTCGAAGCCGAAGACCGCGCGGACCTTGGAGAAGTTGATCCTCCTGGCGACGTCAATCGCTATCGGGTAGAGCGTGTGAATTAGCTCAGTGTCCATGAATATCCTCGTCAGCTTGGGATCGAATCCCAAGGCAATGACATCCAGCATGTTCTCGTAAGCGTACTTCTTGGTGTCCTCTCTCGTGAGGCCATCATCGAACATGAACTTCTCATCGTCCGTCAGCTGGAAGTAGAACTTGACCTTGAAGTTGTCCTGAAGCCATTTCGTGAGAATCCAAGGCAGTATGTGGCCCAGGTGGATGTGACCCGAGGGGCCGCGACCAGTGTACAGGAAGAAGCCATTGCCCTTCTCGTACTCGTCCAGGATTCGATTGAAGTCGCGATGCGAATAGAAGATCCCCCTCCTCAAGAGGTGGTGCAGAGGTGAAGCGTGCTTCTCCAGTCTATCCAGAATCTCTTGGGACATCAATTGAGTTCCGAACCTTTCCACTAGCTTGTCGTAGTCGATCTCGCCCTTGACCTCCCATGGCGTGACAATGAAATCTTCTGGCATCTGAGTCGTCTCTGAATGAGGCGATATCCTAATAACGTTTCTCTCTCGCTTCCTCCCACGGTTCTCCTGCGCGTTGTGTTGGCCGGGAACCACCATCGCCACGTGAAAAGGACTAATATCTCCGAATCCTTCCTGGCAGTATGGGGGAGTCCATTGATGCTGATTTTCTCGAGCGGGACAGACACGAGAGAATGAGAAGGATTCCGTGGATAGACCTGGACGCGGTCAGAACCGCTCGAGTTCTCGTCGTCGGAGCAGGCGCTCTCGGCAACGAAGTCGTGAAGGACATGGTTCTGGCGGGCTTCGCGGGAATCAGTCTCGTCGATATGGACCACGTCGCCAGGTCCAATCTGACCCGATGCGTGTTCTTCCGTGAGCAGGATTCCGAACGGAGGCGGCTCAAAGCCGAAGTTGTTGCAGGAAGAGCCATGGAACTCGACCCAGCGGTCAAGATCACACCCTACACCGACAGAATCCAGGATATGCCTGAGGACTTCATCTCCTCCCATTCAATGATCCTCGGCTGCCTGGACAACGTGGCCACAAGACTCCATCTGAACGCTCACTGCTACAATGAGGGCATACCATACATCGATGGGGCAATGGACGGGCTGATCGGGAAGGTGCAAGTCGTCCTTCCACCGGAAACGGCCTGTCTCCAGTGCGGAATGAACAAGACACACTCGAAGATCATGGAACTCAGGTTCAGCTGCACCGGCGAAGATGTCACGTTCTACGAGCCCAAGGTCGCCGCAGAGATCACGACAACGAGCATAGTCTCGGCGGTCCAGGTGAGAGAGGCCCTCAAGATTGTGTCCGGAAGAACGGAGGCTGTCCTGTCCAATGTATTCTACTACGACGGCCTGAGAAACGTCTCAGAGAACCTCGAGGTCTCGAAGAACCCTGATTGCCCACATCATGGGGGGCAGTAGTTTTGTCCCTCCGAAAACCTTTAAGAACGCCTCAGGCAATAACTGTACGGGGGAGTGATTGTGACAACGAGAATCAGCGTAAAGAACGCGGAAACAGGGTCCTCGGTCGAGATGGAGTTGGAGGCCGAGAATACAGTCGAAGAGATAATCGAGAGCGCGGCTAGCTACTGGGAGGTCTCTCCTGGGGCCTATGTCCTCCGTCGCGGCAAGGCGGTTCTGCGCGGACAGTCGACGATTGTGGAAGCGAAGATCCATGAGGGCGACGTGGTCGAGCTGATACCTGACCCTGAGGGCGGCTAGGTGCGGTTCATGGGGCTGCCGAAGGACATTCTGAGGTCCCGCGTGAGAAACGAGGTCCTGATGTGTCAAAGGAATCTCAGGCACGCCATCTCGGTCTCCGATAGGACTCTTCAGTCCTTCCCGATGGAGGTCAACCTGACACTCGTGAAGACCCCCGGACCCATCTGGAAGGATGACACGATAAAGCATCGATTCACACACAAGCTGTCGATTCTGATAACTGAGGAGTATCCGTACGAGAAGCCCATCGTCAAGTGGAGGTCAGACGTGTTCCATCCCAACATCATGCTTCCTGGTGATGGTGGATACGTATGCACCAGGCTCTTGGACGACTGGAGTTTCAACTCGACCCTGCTCACGTTCGTCAAGGGAATCGAAACGCTGCTGACCAGTCCCAACCCCGCGAACCCCTTCGGTAGCGACTCGTGCACGCGGGCAGCTCAGTACTTCAACACTCACGAGTACAGCCCGCCAAATGTGATTGAGGATTCCAGGAATAAGCCGAAGATTCTGGGATGATCCATGAAGCGCCCGCGCGTTGTGAGCGAAAGGAAGAGAGCCATCCTTGAGCGGTCGCCACCACCGTCAAATCGGTCCAGCCCCCATCTCTGGCTCAAGGATGAGAAGAGGAGCGAGGTCGAGGAAGCACTCGCGGGAACAGGGCCACTTCCTTTGTACATCTCTAGGACCGCCGAGGCAGAGATGAGGAATCACAGCATCTCTTCCGGGAATCAGAACCTCGAGGCGATGGGTCTCCTTCTGGGTGATGTCTTCGCTCACTCAAAGAAATCCTACACAGTGGTCAAGAACGTCGTTACGACGGCGCTCCAGGCATCAGGCGTCTCTGTCAGTTTCCACAGGAACGGGTTCGAAACGCTCTTCGATCGCCTCGACGAGGCGGATTTCGATTATGTCATTGTGGGCTGGTACCACTCCCACCCCGGATACACTTGCTTCATGTCGCCCAAGGATATTGAGACGCAGCAGCGGATGTTCAGGGAGGACTTCCACTTCGCGGTTGTCCTGGACCCGTTGAAGCTGCAGATTGAGGCCTTCACACTCCACGGGGAGGGTTGCATATCCGTACCCTTCGCGATCTACTGGGAGGAACACGAAGATCCGTACGGAAGGAAGAAGCTCTAGCTCAAACCCAGATAGCGTGTCTGCCTCTCATCTTGGACTCCGTTTCCTTCCTCTTCTCCATTATACGCGCGATGATCCCGTCCAAGAAAACGAGCGCAGAATCCTCGAACAGAGTGCCAAGCGGGGCGAGAGCTGCGGTCTCATCATCTGGCTCGGGATCCAGAACGACCACTAGGTTGGCCGCGTGTGCGAGTTTGGAAGTCTTCCTACTGGTCATCACTATTACCTTTGCCCCGACTCGTCTGATGATGTTCGCTGTCTGAATTGCCGACATGGTCTCGCCCGTGTTCGAGAGTATCAGCGCAACATCGGTGTCGTCAACGATCGGGGTCGTTGTCTCACCGATGAAGAAGACTTTGAGGCCGAGCTGAACCAGGCGTATGGCGAAGGCCTTCCCTATCAGACCGGACCTGCCAGCACCATACATAAACACCTTGTCCGAGGACAGCAGCAGTCTGATGATTTCCTCGATGGTCTCTTTGTCCCCGTTCGCGAGGATTTCGGTTATCTTCTTTGCGATGTATTGCGATGATGCAGTTGCCCTGTTAGTCACTTCTTCTCCCCCTTGGCTATCTTCGCGACCCTCCTGGCCAAGACCCTCTCTAGTATGACCTTCATGTACATCGCGTCATGTTCCATGAGTGGCGAACCGGAGATAAGTGTGATGTCGTAGTTATTGTCCAGTATGCATTCGGCGAGAGGTTCGAACCTCAGATCACCCTTCTTGATCGGAGTGTATCTCAGCTCGTTCCCGTCTGCGTGCTCCACGCCGGAGAAATGTGTGTGGAAGTGCCCCCTCACGTGCTTCTTGAACTTGTCGAAGAGCTTCTGGAAATCTTCGCTAGTCCTCAGCGAGCCGCCTTCCCGCGAGTGTATGTGTGAGAAGTTGAGCACGGGAATGACACCTTTGTACTTCTCGCAGAGGGAGATGATCTCCTTCAGACTCCCAAAGACCTCTTGTCTTCCGCTGGACTCCAAGCCGAGTTTTGCCTTGATCCTCCTTGACCTGAACCACTTGAGAATCGAGTCGAGGTTCTTTCTGACCCTTATGCTCGCTTGCCTGTTCGTCAGGTCACCGTAGAGACCGAGATGGGTCACCACGACCTTCGCTCCCATCTCATTGGCAAGGAGCCCGCCCCATTTGACGCTGTTCATGCTCCTCTCGCCCATGTCCTCTATTCCGATGAGATCCATGTAGTAGGGCGTGTGAAGGCTCAGCTCGATGTCGAGGTCCCTGGACAGTCTTCCCAGCTCCACGAGTTCGTGATAGTCCTTCGCTATGCCCGATGCCAGAATGCGAAGGAGGTCTCCCTTCATGACCTCGGCGTCCAGTTTGGCGATCACTTTCTTCCTGGAGCCTTCCTCTCTGACGATTTCAACAATCAGCTCGTTCGGTATGTCCCTGGCCGCGATGCCAACCTCTTCCTCTGTGGCATGTCGCTCAAGGAGCCCCACTCTGACCAGCTGAACCTCCATTGCGGTGAGACCCAGGTTGTGGACGTCTTCGATTCCATCTCGCAGGGTTCTACCTTTGCATGATAGGGGGATGCCCGCTGGGCCAAAACGTATCATTACTCCACCAGACTACTAACCCGAAGGTCTTACTACTTGGTACGCATTTATATTTATAGTTTTCGATATTGCGCCCCCAGAAACCCGTTTGTGACTTCCGATGCCACCGAGATCCTCGGTGCGCCGGACACTTGTGTCCGGGAGCGGTCTTCAACGGGCAGCCCGAAGTGCAAGACAGCGGTTGTCTGGCATGTCGGGTTTCGCCAATCCAGATGGACAAAAGGTTTATATGAAGACCCTTCTTTAGACCCTCCTCAGAGGATATCCGATGCCTGGCAATAGGAAATCCAATCCCAGATTATTGGAACTCATAGAGCAGCTGAAGCGGCACTCTTACGAGAACAAAGCACCCATTTGGAAGGACACAGCCAGCAGGCTGAGCAAGCCTCGGAGGAGCTGGGCCGAAGTGAACATCAGCAGGATATCCAGATACGCCAAGAAGGATGAGGTCATCCTCGTTCCCGGCCGGCTTCTTGGTTCTGGCAACATAGATAAGTCTGTGACCGTGGCCTCCTTTCATTCTTCCGAGACCGCAAGGAGAAAGATCACGGACTCCGGTGGCGTCATTCTGACGATTGAGGAACTAATGAACAAGAACCCAAAGGGAAGCGGTGTCAGGATAATGAGGTGAACCATGGCTGTGATTGACGCGACTGGCTCCGTGCTTGGCAGGCTTGCCAGCGTTGTGGCCAAGAGACTACTCGAAGGCGAGGAGATCGTTGTGGTCAATGCCGAGCACGCCGTCATCTCAGGGGGCAGAGTGTCCGTGTTCAACGAATACAAGGTGATAAGGGACATAGGTAGCCAGATGTCAGGTCCCTTCTTCCCGAGAATGCCGGACAAGATCGTGACGAGAACAATCAGAGGCATGATTCCCTACCAGAAGCCCAGAGGAAGGGAAGCGTTCAAGAGGTTGAGAGTCTACATAGGCGTTCCTGACGCGTATGCCGAGTCGAGTTTGGAGAGGATCGAGGAGGCCCTCGGGAAACTGAGGTGCCAGTACACGAAGGTCGGCGATCTCTCAAGGAAGCTCGGGGCCAAGTTCTAGGTGGTCCAATGAAAATCATTCAGACAAGCGGAAAGAGGAAGAAGGCGATTGCGCGGGCCACGATCAAGCCAGGGAAGGGCTTGGTCAGGGTGAACAAGAGGCCAGTCGAGATCTTGAGCCCGGAATTGGCCCGCCAGAAGATTCTTGAGCCCATCGTCATGGCCGGAGACAAGATCAAGAAACTGGACATCGAGGTCAACGTACAGGGCGGGGGCATCATGGGTCAAGCAGATGCGACACGGACCGCTATCGCCAGAGGCATTGTGGCGTACCTCGAGAACAAGGAGCTGGAATTGCTCTACAAAGAACGGGACAGAACCCTGCTCGCAAGCGATCCGAGAAGGAAGATGCCCAAGAAACCGATGGGTAGGGGCGCAAGGAAGAAGAGGCAGAAGTCCTATAGGTGATTCTGTGATAGTACCTGTGAGATGTTTCAGCTGCGGAAAGGTCGTGGCCTCTGAGTGGGAAGAATATCAGAAGAAAATCGGGATGGGCGAGGATCCCCAGAAGGTTCTCGACTCTCTTGGACTGACCCGCTACTGTTGCCGCCGGATGCTGCTTTCGAATGCTGACACGATTGACGACGTCTTGCCATTTGGCTAGATGCGAAGCCTTTTTGTTCTACGGCCTTATGCATGGTCAGGGCCCGTGGGGTAGTTTGGTATCCTTCCAGCTTGGGGTGCTGGTAACCCGAGTTCAAAAGGCTCTTGCTTTCGCGAGGACCTGAAATTCTCGGCGGGCCCACTTCTTTCTCGCGTGTGAAGGCACTATTCTCCTGTTCCGTGGGCCATCAACATGTGATGCTCCTTCATCATGCACCTGTCCATGACGACCCGGAGTCCGGCCGCCTTCGCCCTCTCCGCAGCCTTAGGGTTGACAACGCCCTCCTGCATCCATACGACCCGTGCACCCTTCCTTATTGCCGATTCGATGATAGGCTCAACGAACTCCGATCTTCGGAAGATGTCGACGACATCCACGTTCCCTGGTACGGATTCGACGTCGGGATAGCTCTTCATCCCCTCGATCTCATGGTAAGCAGGATTGACGGGGACGATGTCATATCCCGCATTCTTCAGATACATTGCCACTTGATAGCTGGCTCTCTCCCGCTTGTTAGACATCCCCACCACGGCAATCGTTTGCGACTTCTGAAGTATGTCTCGAATATCTTCGGACGAGGCCGGGATTTCCTTCTTCATGTTTCCATCTCCTCGAGGAATCATGGACAAGAAGATACTTATGGACTTCGAGGGCAAACCTGAGTTGGGGGCTGGCGGGGAAAATATATATACACGCCATGCCATTAATTCGCATTGTGGGCAGAAACAGAGGTGTGAACCTACTGTTTGTTCTGCGGATCTTCCTTGGAGGAGGACTCATGAAGAACGCGGCATCCAGCATTTGGCGTGATTACTGCAGGTTGTTCGCCGTTCTTACTATTGTTCTGCTCATGACAAGCCTCGTCGTTGTCGCGAGCGATGACACCCCCGTATCGACTCTAGGGATCTCTTTCAGCCGCCCGAACCAGAATGTGGACGATGGATCTGCCAACTCCCGGAATCCAGACATGGCAGTTGATGGTCTTGATGGGATTCACGTTGTGTGGTCCGATGACAGGACCAACTACTATGGAATCTATCACTCCAAGTCGACTGACCAGGGATTAAGCTGGCAGGCGTCCATGAGAATCGATTCGGCCCCCATAGCTGCTAACGCCCGAATGCCCTCTATAGCGATTGACAGAAGTGGAGGGGCCTTCGATGACCGGATGTACGTCGTCTGGCATGAGTCGTCCGTGGCAGGGGGGGTTCACATATTCGCCACCTACTCTGTCAATTCGGGATCGACATGGGCGTTGCCTCTGCGGATTGACAACGCGGCGCAGGACGTTCTATGCCTTGAGGCGGACGTGGCCGTAGATTCCTCAGGCAATGTCTACATTGCTTGGTTTGACAACCGCGATTCCTCCTACAGACACAT belongs to Candidatus Thermoplasmatota archaeon and includes:
- a CDS encoding TIM barrel protein produces the protein MIRFGPAGIPLSCKGRTLRDGIEDVHNLGLTAMEVQLVRVGLLERHATEEEVGIAARDIPNELIVEIVREEGSRKKVIAKLDAEVMKGDLLRILASGIAKDYHELVELGRLSRDLDIELSLHTPYYMDLIGIEDMGERSMNSVKWGGLLANEMGAKVVVTHLGLYGDLTNRQASIRVRKNLDSILKWFRSRRIKAKLGLESSGRQEVFGSLKEIISLCEKYKGVIPVLNFSHIHSREGGSLRTSEDFQKLFDKFKKHVRGHFHTHFSGVEHADGNELRYTPIKKGDLRFEPLAECILDNNYDITLISGSPLMEHDAMYMKVILERVLARRVAKIAKGEKK
- a CDS encoding 50S ribosomal protein L13; translated protein: MAVIDATGSVLGRLASVVAKRLLEGEEIVVVNAEHAVISGGRVSVFNEYKVIRDIGSQMSGPFFPRMPDKIVTRTIRGMIPYQKPRGREAFKRLRVYIGVPDAYAESSLERIEEALGKLRCQYTKVGDLSRKLGAKF
- a CDS encoding SIS domain-containing protein, with translation MTNRATASSQYIAKKITEILANGDKETIEEIIRLLLSSDKVFMYGAGRSGLIGKAFAIRLVQLGLKVFFIGETTTPIVDDTDVALILSNTGETMSAIQTANIIRRVGAKVIVMTSRKTSKLAHAANLVVVLDPEPDDETAALAPLGTLFEDSALVFLDGIIARIMEKRKETESKMRGRHAIWV
- a CDS encoding 50S ribosomal protein L18e, whose amino-acid sequence is MPGNRKSNPRLLELIEQLKRHSYENKAPIWKDTASRLSKPRRSWAEVNISRISRYAKKDEVILVPGRLLGSGNIDKSVTVASFHSSETARRKITDSGGVILTIEELMNKNPKGSGVRIMR
- a CDS encoding DNA-directed RNA polymerase subunit N, translated to MVPVRCFSCGKVVASEWEEYQKKIGMGEDPQKVLDSLGLTRYCCRRMLLSNADTIDDVLPFG
- a CDS encoding 30S ribosomal protein S9, producing the protein MKIIQTSGKRKKAIARATIKPGKGLVRVNKRPVEILSPELARQKILEPIVMAGDKIKKLDIEVNVQGGGIMGQADATRTAIARGIVAYLENKELELLYKERDRTLLASDPRRKMPKKPMGRGARKKRQKSYR
- a CDS encoding ThiF family adenylyltransferase — its product is MRRIPWIDLDAVRTARVLVVGAGALGNEVVKDMVLAGFAGISLVDMDHVARSNLTRCVFFREQDSERRRLKAEVVAGRAMELDPAVKITPYTDRIQDMPEDFISSHSMILGCLDNVATRLHLNAHCYNEGIPYIDGAMDGLIGKVQVVLPPETACLQCGMNKTHSKIMELRFSCTGEDVTFYEPKVAAEITTTSIVSAVQVREALKIVSGRTEAVLSNVFYYDGLRNVSENLEVSKNPDCPHHGGQ
- a CDS encoding tryptophan--tRNA ligase, which translates into the protein MPEDFIVTPWEVKGEIDYDKLVERFGTQLMSQEILDRLEKHASPLHHLLRRGIFYSHRDFNRILDEYEKGNGFFLYTGRGPSGHIHLGHILPWILTKWLQDNFKVKFYFQLTDDEKFMFDDGLTREDTKKYAYENMLDVIALGFDPKLTRIFMDTELIHTLYPIAIDVARRINFSKVRAVFGFDSSHNIGSIFYTSMQAVPCFLESVLEGRNIACLIPCGIDQDPHFRIARDVAPLLGYYKPALLHNKLLPSLAGGDKMSASLPHTSVFTTDQPDDVRKKIVNAFTGGRVSVEEQKKLGANPEICTVYHYYMYFFMPEDDELRDIYLKCKGGEILCGECKQILVEKINGFLKEHQQKREEAKDRIEDFILRD
- a CDS encoding CoA-binding protein, with protein sequence MKKEIPASSEDIRDILQKSQTIAVVGMSNKRERASYQVAMYLKNAGYDIVPVNPAYHEIEGMKSYPDVESVPGNVDVVDIFRRSEFVEPIIESAIRKGARVVWMQEGVVNPKAAERAKAAGLRVVMDRCMMKEHHMLMAHGTGE